A genomic segment from Chitinophagaceae bacterium encodes:
- a CDS encoding DUF479 domain-containing protein: MNYLAHAYLSFNHPAILTGNMISDFVKGKAKENFPAAIQKGIMLHRAIDNFTDKHEATAAVKKLFRPDYRLYSGAFTDVVYDYFLANDRQEFSSAEALMQFSQNTFDLLEKQQQWFAPRFAAMFPYMKSQNWLYHYQYDEGIQKSMEGLRRRALYIKETQTAYQVFLANKVVIKKEYDLFFPQLKQYTADLLYNLLAY, translated from the coding sequence ATCAACTATCTTGCCCACGCATATCTTTCCTTTAATCATCCTGCCATTTTAACCGGCAATATGATTAGCGATTTTGTGAAGGGAAAAGCAAAAGAAAATTTTCCTGCAGCGATACAAAAAGGGATAATGCTGCACCGGGCAATTGATAACTTTACGGATAAGCATGAAGCAACTGCTGCTGTAAAAAAATTGTTCCGTCCGGATTACCGCCTGTATTCAGGCGCATTTACCGATGTGGTTTATGATTATTTCCTGGCCAATGATAGGCAGGAATTTTCTTCTGCCGAAGCATTAATGCAGTTTTCGCAAAATACTTTTGATTTGCTGGAAAAGCAACAGCAATGGTTTGCGCCACGCTTTGCTGCTATGTTTCCGTATATGAAAAGCCAAAACTGGCTTTATCATTACCAATACGATGAAGGCATTCAAAAAAGTATGGAAGGCCTCCGGAGACGGGCGTTGTATATAAAAGAAACCCAAACAGCGTACCAGGTTTTTTTAGCTAATAAAGTGGTAATCAAAAAAGAATATGACCTGTTTTTTCCCCAATTAAAGCAATATACCGCTGATTTGCTATACAATTTATTGGCATATTGA
- a CDS encoding PIG-L family deacetylase — protein MKLFFTLCFVCCAHSLFAQNPPTYPSSEIFHRLQKLEVFGTVLYIAAHPDDENTRLLSYLENERKLRTAYLSVTRGDGGQNLIGDEQGVELGLIRTQELLAARRVDGAEQYFTRAYDFGFSKSPEETLEKWGHDKILADVVWVIRKLQPDVIIARFPTTGEGGHGHHTASAILAGEAFDAAADSTKFPDQFSYGVKPWQAKRLLWNSFNWTGSNSNRPGQFKTDVGMYNPLLGKSYGEMAAQSRSQHKSQGMGSTLQRGEIFEYFLPIKGDNPTIDIMEGIDLAASRIMDKPYNDSLKKIIREYNPQQPHLSLPGLVSLKENLYKIQGNNNLVQYKISEIDKLIDAVSGLFLEATVTNQLNVVGDSLRFTVTYNNRNGLPVESALVSIFGKTIRFENLSKNTNNVQQSSAFGLKETLVSQPYWIEYPLQGEAFQVKNQQLIGLPEAENNNLKALFQIQVNGELLTFDRKIMYKHTDPVKGELYQPAQFVYPFFINASPSLVLLRNDESIPKKIAITIQPNISLKEKITLSAFVNNQPENFEDTVLDFTKGASKTFHFTLYPKKISNNSTATLGMKLSAPSLYEDQMYSLRKIAYDHIPDIFYHYYDQVKIVKLDVKTSGKTIGYIAGAGDKVPQALEQLGYTVTLLQQNDITPEHLRKFDAIVTGIRAYNVNAWMQNVYEVLMNYVKTGGVLLVQYNTNNNIGKVTTKIFPYNFEISRTRVTDENAKVNFLQPKHALLNYPNKISEADFDNWIQERSTYEAEKTGENFQHIFSMSDAGEKQSNGSLIVADYGKGRLIYCGLSFFRQLPAGVPGAFRLMANLLARPVK, from the coding sequence ATGAAGCTATTTTTTACTTTGTGTTTTGTGTGTTGCGCCCATTCATTATTTGCACAAAACCCGCCAACTTATCCATCGTCTGAAATTTTTCACCGATTGCAAAAGCTGGAAGTTTTTGGAACGGTATTATATATTGCCGCACATCCCGATGATGAAAACACAAGGCTTTTATCATACCTGGAAAATGAAAGGAAATTACGCACTGCATATTTAAGTGTTACAAGGGGCGATGGCGGCCAAAACCTTATTGGTGATGAACAAGGTGTGGAGTTAGGATTGATTCGCACACAGGAATTACTTGCCGCTAGAAGGGTTGATGGTGCAGAACAATATTTTACCCGGGCATACGATTTTGGCTTTAGCAAAAGCCCGGAAGAAACTTTGGAAAAATGGGGACACGATAAAATACTTGCCGATGTGGTGTGGGTTATACGGAAACTTCAACCCGATGTAATTATAGCTCGCTTTCCTACAACCGGCGAAGGTGGCCACGGCCATCATACTGCTTCTGCAATACTTGCCGGCGAAGCATTTGATGCTGCTGCAGACAGTACAAAATTTCCCGATCAATTTTCATATGGCGTTAAACCCTGGCAAGCAAAAAGGCTTTTGTGGAATTCATTCAACTGGACTGGAAGCAACAGCAACCGGCCGGGGCAATTTAAAACCGACGTGGGAATGTACAACCCATTGCTGGGAAAAAGTTACGGCGAAATGGCTGCTCAAAGCCGCAGCCAGCACAAAAGCCAGGGCATGGGCTCTACATTGCAAAGAGGTGAAATTTTTGAATATTTTCTTCCCATAAAGGGCGATAACCCTACTATAGATATTATGGAAGGCATTGATTTAGCCGCTTCAAGAATAATGGATAAACCCTACAACGATTCTTTAAAAAAAATAATAAGGGAATACAATCCGCAGCAACCTCATTTATCGCTTCCCGGCCTGGTAAGCCTCAAAGAAAATCTTTATAAAATACAAGGCAACAACAACCTGGTACAATATAAAATTTCCGAAATTGACAAGCTTATTGATGCCGTAAGCGGACTTTTTTTAGAAGCAACTGTTACCAACCAACTCAATGTTGTTGGTGATAGCCTGCGCTTTACTGTAACGTATAATAATAGAAACGGCTTGCCCGTGGAAAGCGCACTAGTAAGCATATTTGGAAAAACTATCCGGTTTGAAAACCTTTCTAAAAATACCAACAATGTTCAGCAATCTTCTGCTTTTGGTTTGAAAGAAACGCTGGTATCGCAACCATACTGGATAGAATACCCTCTGCAGGGAGAAGCCTTTCAGGTTAAAAACCAGCAATTAATTGGATTGCCCGAAGCAGAAAACAATAATTTAAAGGCTTTGTTCCAGATACAGGTGAATGGAGAATTATTGACCTTTGACCGTAAAATAATGTACAAACATACCGACCCTGTAAAAGGAGAATTGTACCAGCCCGCCCAATTTGTTTATCCATTTTTTATTAATGCATCACCATCGCTGGTTTTACTTCGTAATGATGAAAGTATTCCCAAAAAAATTGCCATTACCATTCAGCCCAATATTTCTTTAAAAGAAAAAATAACGCTTTCTGCCTTTGTAAACAATCAACCCGAAAATTTTGAAGATACTGTATTGGATTTTACAAAAGGAGCAAGCAAAACTTTTCACTTTACACTATATCCAAAAAAAATCAGTAATAACAGCACAGCTACTTTGGGTATGAAGTTATCTGCCCCTTCTCTTTATGAGGATCAAATGTATTCATTAAGAAAAATTGCTTACGACCATATCCCTGATATTTTTTACCACTATTACGACCAGGTAAAAATTGTAAAGCTGGATGTAAAAACCTCTGGTAAAACAATAGGCTATATTGCCGGAGCAGGCGATAAAGTGCCGCAGGCGCTGGAGCAATTGGGTTACACGGTAACTTTATTGCAGCAAAATGATATTACCCCAGAGCATTTACGAAAATTTGATGCAATAGTTACCGGTATACGGGCCTATAATGTAAATGCATGGATGCAAAATGTGTACGAGGTATTAATGAATTATGTAAAAACCGGTGGCGTGCTGCTGGTTCAGTACAATACCAATAATAATATAGGAAAAGTAACTACAAAAATATTTCCTTACAATTTCGAAATAAGCCGTACAAGGGTAACCGACGAAAATGCGAAAGTAAATTTTTTGCAACCCAAACATGCGCTACTTAATTACCCCAATAAAATTTCGGAAGCAGATTTTGACAACTGGATACAGGAACGCAGCACTTACGAGGCGGAAAAAACAGGGGAAAATTTTCAGCATATTTTCAGCATGAGCGATGCCGGAGAAAAACAAAGTAATGGCAGCCTTATTGTGGCAGATTATGGCAAGGGAAGGCTTATCTATTGCGGGCTTTCTTTTTTCCGGCAATTGCCTGCAGGTGTGCCCGGGGCTTTTAGGCTTATGGCCAACCTGCTGGCAAGGCCCGTTAAATAA
- a CDS encoding cystathionine gamma-synthase, whose amino-acid sequence MGANSLASKKIATKLIHAGADPDPSTGAIMTPIFQTSTYVQEAPGVNKGFEYARSQNPTRKALEDALAIIENGKYGLAFSSGVAATDAVIKLLNPGDEVIAANDMYGGTYRLFSKVFERFGIKFIYVDTTNVANIKAALTPKTKLVWIETPTNPLMNITDIAAVASLTKPAGALLCVDNTFASPYLQNPLNQGADIVMHSSTKYLGGHSDVIQGALIMNNDSLREQLYFIQKSCGAVPGPFDCFLVLRGIKTLHVRMKQHCNNGEKVAYWLSNHPKVGKVYWPGFEDNSGYNVAKKQMNGFGGMLSFLLKDESIEAAKKVLSATKIFSLAESLGGVESLINHPASMTHASIPREERIKNGLSDGLIRLSVGIEDADDLIDDLNSAIG is encoded by the coding sequence ATGGGTGCAAATTCGCTTGCTTCAAAAAAAATTGCCACTAAACTTATTCATGCCGGAGCAGATCCCGATCCTTCCACCGGAGCAATTATGACGCCTATTTTTCAAACCTCAACTTATGTGCAGGAGGCGCCGGGTGTAAACAAAGGTTTTGAATATGCCCGCAGCCAAAACCCCACCCGTAAAGCTTTGGAAGATGCTTTGGCAATAATTGAAAACGGAAAATATGGCCTGGCTTTCAGCAGTGGTGTAGCAGCTACCGATGCCGTTATAAAATTACTAAATCCAGGCGATGAAGTGATAGCCGCAAATGATATGTATGGCGGTACCTACAGGTTGTTCAGTAAAGTGTTTGAACGCTTTGGTATAAAATTTATTTATGTAGATACTACAAATGTTGCCAATATAAAAGCTGCACTAACGCCTAAAACAAAATTGGTATGGATTGAAACACCAACCAATCCATTAATGAATATTACTGATATAGCTGCCGTTGCCTCCCTTACAAAACCTGCGGGAGCCTTGCTTTGTGTAGATAATACTTTTGCTTCGCCTTACCTGCAAAACCCGTTAAACCAGGGTGCAGATATTGTGATGCATTCTTCTACAAAATATCTTGGCGGGCACAGCGATGTAATTCAGGGTGCATTAATAATGAACAACGATAGCTTACGGGAACAGTTGTATTTTATACAAAAAAGCTGCGGAGCAGTTCCCGGCCCTTTTGATTGCTTCCTGGTTTTGAGGGGAATAAAAACACTACATGTACGCATGAAGCAACATTGTAATAATGGCGAAAAGGTTGCATACTGGCTAAGCAACCACCCCAAAGTAGGTAAAGTATATTGGCCGGGTTTTGAAGATAATTCCGGTTACAATGTTGCCAAAAAACAAATGAATGGCTTTGGGGGAATGTTAAGTTTTTTACTCAAAGATGAAAGCATAGAGGCTGCTAAAAAAGTGCTATCCGCTACAAAAATATTTTCACTTGCCGAAAGCCTTGGTGGGGTAGAAAGCCTCATTAACCATCCGGCAAGTATGACGCATGCCAGCATCCCCAGGGAAGAACGCATTAAAAACGGATTGAGCGACGGTTTAATAAGGCTGAGTGTAGGTATTGAAGATGCTGATGATTTGATAGACGACCTCAACAGCGCTATTGGTTAA
- a CDS encoding DUF2911 domain-containing protein, whose product MRLFLKNFSLGLIAVIALNACKQKANNSGNSPRADSAQVVQKNPYSSLDLSPMDMIYYPANYPLLKMTNTDSLPLIARVIYSRPHKKGREIFSNNPKSLCPYGKAWRLGANEATEIEFFTNVFIAGKNIPRGEYVLYCIPYSDHWTIVFNTQLHSWGLHIEEAKDIFRTEIPVTVQNPPIEDFTMLFKQAGYGADLLMAWDSVKAVLPIKFSIP is encoded by the coding sequence ATGCGGCTTTTTCTTAAAAATTTTTCCCTGGGTTTAATTGCTGTGATTGCATTAAACGCATGCAAACAAAAAGCAAATAATTCTGGCAATTCCCCCAGGGCCGATTCTGCCCAGGTGGTTCAAAAAAATCCCTATAGTAGTTTAGATCTGTCGCCGATGGATATGATTTATTATCCCGCCAATTATCCTTTGCTAAAAATGACCAACACCGATAGCTTGCCCCTAATTGCAAGGGTTATCTATAGCCGTCCGCATAAAAAAGGGAGAGAAATTTTTAGCAACAACCCTAAAAGCCTCTGCCCTTATGGCAAGGCCTGGAGGCTTGGCGCAAATGAAGCAACCGAAATTGAATTTTTCACCAACGTTTTTATTGCAGGCAAAAATATTCCAAGGGGCGAGTATGTACTTTACTGCATTCCCTACAGCGACCATTGGACCATAGTATTTAATACACAACTGCATAGCTGGGGTTTGCATATTGAAGAAGCGAAAGATATTTTTAGAACAGAAATCCCGGTAACCGTTCAAAATCCGCCCATTGAAGATTTTACAATGCTTTTTAAACAAGCCGGTTATGGTGCAGACCTGCTTATGGCCTGGGATAGCGTAAAGGCAGTTTTGCCCATAAAGTTTTCAATACCTTAG
- the asnB gene encoding asparagine synthase (glutamine-hydrolyzing), whose amino-acid sequence MCGIAGILSPNHSAISNTVLQKMAHVLRHRGPDGEGIWINEKINIGFAHRRLAIIDLSPAAAQPMHYMNRYSIVYNGEIYNYKELKKDLQKAGYSFKSQSDTEVILAAYDCYRERCLQYFDGMFAFALWDEKQQTLCIARDRFGEKPFYFHSSNNVFYFASEMKAFWALGIERAPEKKMLLNYLSLGNVQNPSNKQATFYKEILSLPPAHYALIPLQTMQVNLKQYWDIDKQFTQKFHEDAVLHRLELLLKTSVERRLRSDVALGSSLSGGIDSSAIAWYVHNIIHNITGPVNFKTFTAVFPGFEKDESLFAKEVSDNLSFQNYNVTPRADELAADLKTIFYYQEEPFPSSSIFAQYKLYELAKNQGVKVLLDGQGADEILAGYNRYLHWYIQELLCNYQIRLAFKEKNELKKNYKGLQWGIKNIAAAFFPSHVAIALEKREYNKIVSNHDIDPGFMQCVIGREWDGIHKPIITKLNDILYFSSMQMGLEELLRYADRNSMAHGVEVRLPFLNAELVQFIFSLSSSQKIKNGFNKWPLRKLLNNKLPASIVWRKEKIGFEPPQKQWMNSDAFRNYLFDAKKILIAEKILRPAVLKKQQQSLDAFEANNTDWRYACAAQMFY is encoded by the coding sequence ATGTGTGGCATAGCTGGTATTTTATCTCCCAATCATTCTGCAATCAGCAATACTGTTTTGCAAAAAATGGCTCATGTACTCAGGCACCGTGGCCCCGATGGCGAAGGTATTTGGATAAATGAAAAAATAAATATAGGATTTGCCCACCGCAGGCTGGCTATTATTGACCTTTCGCCTGCAGCAGCGCAGCCCATGCATTATATGAACCGGTACAGCATTGTGTACAATGGCGAAATATATAATTATAAAGAATTAAAAAAAGACCTTCAAAAAGCTGGTTATAGTTTTAAATCGCAAAGCGATACCGAGGTAATTTTAGCCGCTTACGATTGCTACCGGGAGCGCTGCCTTCAATATTTTGACGGCATGTTTGCCTTTGCCCTTTGGGATGAAAAGCAACAAACTTTGTGTATTGCCAGGGACAGATTTGGAGAAAAGCCATTTTACTTTCATTCCAGCAATAACGTATTTTATTTTGCCAGCGAAATGAAGGCCTTTTGGGCTTTGGGTATTGAAAGGGCGCCCGAAAAAAAAATGCTGCTCAATTATCTTTCTTTGGGCAATGTGCAAAACCCTTCCAACAAACAAGCTACATTTTATAAAGAGATACTATCCTTGCCCCCGGCACATTATGCACTTATTCCTCTGCAAACAATGCAGGTGAACTTAAAACAATATTGGGATATTGATAAACAGTTTACCCAAAAATTCCACGAAGATGCAGTGCTTCACCGGCTGGAGCTGTTACTCAAAACTTCTGTTGAACGCAGGCTCAGGAGCGATGTGGCTTTGGGAAGCAGTTTAAGTGGCGGTATTGATAGCAGCGCCATTGCCTGGTATGTGCACAATATTATCCATAATATTACAGGCCCGGTAAATTTTAAAACTTTTACCGCTGTATTTCCGGGTTTTGAAAAAGATGAAAGCCTGTTTGCCAAAGAAGTTTCGGATAACCTTTCTTTTCAAAATTATAATGTTACGCCCAGGGCCGATGAACTGGCCGCTGACCTTAAAACCATATTTTATTACCAGGAAGAGCCCTTTCCATCCTCCAGCATTTTTGCCCAATACAAGCTGTATGAACTGGCTAAAAACCAGGGTGTAAAAGTGTTGCTTGACGGGCAAGGTGCCGATGAGATTTTAGCAGGCTACAATCGTTACCTGCATTGGTATATTCAAGAGCTGCTGTGTAATTACCAAATACGGCTTGCCTTTAAAGAAAAAAACGAGTTAAAGAAAAATTATAAAGGTCTTCAATGGGGAATAAAAAATATTGCCGCTGCATTTTTCCCCTCTCATGTTGCCATTGCTTTGGAAAAAAGGGAGTACAATAAAATTGTTTCTAATCATGATATTGACCCCGGGTTTATGCAATGTGTAATTGGCAGGGAATGGGATGGTATCCATAAACCCATTATCACCAAGTTAAATGATATTTTATATTTTAGCAGCATGCAAATGGGTTTGGAAGAACTGCTGCGCTATGCCGACAGGAACAGCATGGCACATGGTGTGGAAGTAAGGTTGCCTTTTTTAAATGCCGAGCTGGTACAATTTATTTTTTCCCTTTCTTCATCGCAAAAAATTAAAAACGGGTTTAATAAATGGCCATTGCGAAAACTTTTAAACAATAAGTTGCCCGCTTCTATTGTATGGCGAAAAGAGAAAATTGGGTTTGAGCCACCTCAAAAGCAATGGATGAACTCAGATGCATTCAGGAACTATCTTTTTGATGCCAAGAAAATACTTATTGCAGAAAAAATACTGCGTCCGGCTGTATTAAAGAAGCAACAGCAAAGCCTCGATGCATTTGAAGCCAACAATACCGATTGGCGATATGCCTGTGCCGCACAAATGTTTTATTAA
- a CDS encoding UvrD-helicase domain-containing protein, with product MLNYLQGLNEMQQKAVLHKDGPLMIIAGAGSGKTKVLTTRITHLMAAHNVDAFNILALTFTNKAAAEMKERIAHILGNTEARNLYIGTFHSVFARILRTEAPKIGYPNNFTIYDTEDAKSVIKTVINELNLDDKQYKPNTVYSRISAAKNALVGPADYANDYHLQQEDAKANRPMLGQIFVAYANRCFKNGAMDFDDLLIKMYELLKNYPDALSKYQRKFKYILIDEYQDTNPAQYEIIKLLGAMHENVCVVGDDAQSIYSFRGATIENILQFKKDYDDVAIVKLEQNYRSTKNILHIANQVIGNNKGQIEKVLFTDNAEGEKIKLVRTLTDNEEGKMVADTIQEQRLRYHLANKDFAILYRTNAQSRSFEEALRRMGIPYRIYGGISFYQRKEIKDLLAYLRFIVNTNDDEALKRIINYPARGIGKTSMEKVALYANEKNIHMWEVLCNAAMFGFKSGALESIDNFVITIKMFQSELTKQNAYDLAVLVGKHSNIVKELFNDKTTEGLARYENVQELLNSIKEFIETPLNEEDGEVGDKGLGTYLQQISLLTDADADSDENADTVKLMTIHAAKGLEFTMVFVAGLEETLFPNAMSINTREELEEERRLFYVAITRAKAKLVLSYANARYRFGQLQQNDSSRFLEEIPEEYIERSYAGQAARNNGNNWQQGTAFERMNRGFGNNNFSASNSSEKKKPSYLTPPPRPAIKEHVPSNNFEASNTALLQAGQRVEHQKFGFGQIVTMEGASHNPIATIHFEQNGEKKIMLNYAKLRIVE from the coding sequence ATGCTTAATTATCTTCAGGGGCTCAATGAAATGCAGCAAAAAGCCGTACTTCATAAAGATGGCCCGTTAATGATTATTGCCGGCGCAGGCAGCGGCAAAACCAAAGTGCTTACTACCCGTATTACACACCTTATGGCAGCACACAATGTAGATGCCTTTAATATACTTGCCCTTACGTTTACCAATAAGGCAGCCGCCGAAATGAAAGAACGTATTGCACATATTTTGGGAAATACCGAAGCCAGGAATTTATATATTGGTACCTTTCATAGTGTATTTGCAAGAATTTTAAGAACAGAAGCACCTAAAATTGGGTACCCCAATAATTTTACCATTTATGATACCGAAGATGCAAAAAGCGTTATTAAAACCGTTATTAATGAATTAAATTTAGACGATAAGCAATATAAACCCAATACGGTGTATAGCCGTATTTCCGCTGCAAAAAATGCATTGGTAGGCCCCGCAGATTATGCCAATGATTACCATTTGCAGCAGGAAGACGCTAAGGCAAACCGACCCATGCTGGGACAAATTTTTGTAGCCTACGCCAACCGTTGTTTTAAAAACGGCGCTATGGATTTTGACGACCTGCTCATAAAAATGTATGAATTGCTCAAAAATTACCCCGATGCATTAAGCAAATACCAGCGTAAATTTAAATACATTTTAATTGATGAGTACCAGGATACCAACCCTGCACAGTATGAAATAATAAAACTGCTGGGCGCAATGCACGAAAACGTATGCGTAGTAGGCGATGATGCTCAAAGTATTTATAGTTTTCGTGGCGCCACTATAGAAAACATCCTCCAGTTTAAAAAAGATTATGACGATGTGGCAATAGTAAAGTTGGAACAAAACTACCGCAGCACAAAAAATATATTGCATATTGCCAACCAGGTAATCGGTAATAATAAAGGGCAAATTGAAAAAGTTTTATTTACCGATAATGCCGAAGGCGAAAAAATAAAACTGGTACGCACACTTACCGATAACGAGGAAGGAAAAATGGTAGCCGATACCATACAGGAACAAAGGCTGCGTTACCATTTGGCCAATAAAGATTTTGCCATACTTTACCGCACCAATGCACAAAGCCGGAGTTTTGAAGAAGCGCTTCGCCGCATGGGCATTCCTTATCGTATTTATGGCGGTATAAGTTTTTACCAGAGAAAAGAAATAAAAGATTTACTTGCCTACTTGCGCTTTATTGTTAATACCAATGATGATGAAGCGTTAAAACGCATAATTAATTATCCCGCCAGGGGAATTGGAAAAACCAGCATGGAAAAAGTGGCTTTGTATGCCAATGAAAAAAATATCCACATGTGGGAAGTGCTATGCAATGCCGCAATGTTTGGCTTTAAAAGCGGTGCACTGGAGAGCATTGACAATTTTGTTATCACAATTAAAATGTTTCAAAGTGAGTTAACAAAACAAAATGCCTACGACCTGGCAGTACTTGTGGGCAAACACAGCAATATTGTAAAAGAATTATTTAATGATAAAACTACCGAAGGCCTTGCCCGTTACGAAAACGTACAGGAATTACTCAACTCCATAAAAGAGTTTATAGAAACGCCATTGAATGAAGAAGATGGAGAAGTGGGGGATAAAGGCCTGGGTACTTATTTGCAACAAATTTCTTTGCTTACCGATGCAGATGCAGATTCGGATGAAAATGCAGATACCGTAAAGCTCATGACCATACACGCTGCAAAAGGCCTGGAGTTTACTATGGTATTTGTGGCAGGCCTGGAAGAAACATTGTTTCCCAATGCCATGAGCATCAATACACGTGAAGAACTTGAAGAAGAAAGAAGGTTGTTTTATGTTGCAATTACCAGGGCAAAAGCCAAATTGGTTTTAAGTTATGCCAATGCCCGTTACCGCTTTGGGCAATTGCAGCAAAATGATTCCAGCAGGTTTTTGGAAGAAATACCGGAGGAATATATAGAGCGAAGTTATGCAGGGCAGGCAGCCCGTAATAATGGCAATAACTGGCAGCAGGGTACGGCTTTTGAACGCATGAACCGTGGCTTTGGAAATAATAATTTTTCTGCTTCAAATTCATCCGAAAAAAAGAAGCCCTCTTATCTAACTCCTCCTCCAAGGCCGGCAATAAAAGAGCATGTGCCCAGCAATAATTTTGAAGCAAGTAATACAGCTTTGTTGCAGGCCGGCCAAAGGGTTGAACACCAAAAATTTGGGTTTGGCCAAATTGTAACTATGGAAGGAGCTTCACACAATCCCATTGCTACCATTCATTTTGAACAAAACGGGGAGAAAAAAATAATGCTCAATTATGCTAAGTTGAGAATTGTAGAATGA
- a CDS encoding alpha/beta hydrolase, producing MKKLFVTLLLFTFFIAVQAQVTDEIITLSTPTGDLKGTLVLPNYGKHFNLVILQPGSGPTDRNGNNPMGIKANSYRLLAEALAKKNIATLLMDKRGIAASALAAKSEADLRFDDYINDLEGWADWMKKDKRFKKITLAGHSEGSLIAMVAAQKISIDNYISISGISQPIENIITWQISQQAPKLAPIVDSLFLRLKLGEKLDSVPPYLFSVLRPSVQPYMASWMKYNPCNEIKKLTLPVLIIQGTTDIQVKTEEAEKLHECNPQTSLIIIAGMNHILKKAPEDRTQNMQTYSDEKLPVMPELVNAIADFIK from the coding sequence ATGAAAAAACTTTTTGTAACCCTTCTGCTTTTTACTTTTTTTATTGCAGTACAGGCACAAGTTACCGATGAAATAATTACCTTATCTACCCCTACCGGGGATTTAAAAGGCACCCTTGTATTGCCCAATTATGGGAAACATTTTAACCTGGTTATTCTTCAACCGGGCAGCGGGCCTACAGACAGAAACGGGAACAACCCAATGGGAATAAAAGCAAACAGTTACCGGCTGCTTGCAGAAGCGCTGGCAAAAAAAAATATTGCCACACTGCTTATGGATAAAAGAGGAATTGCCGCTAGCGCCCTTGCAGCAAAGTCGGAAGCAGACCTGCGCTTTGATGATTATATTAACGACCTGGAAGGCTGGGCAGATTGGATGAAGAAAGATAAACGATTTAAAAAAATAACTTTAGCCGGGCATAGCGAAGGCTCATTAATTGCCATGGTTGCAGCACAAAAAATAAGTATTGATAATTATATTTCAATTTCCGGCATCTCCCAACCCATTGAAAATATTATAACCTGGCAAATATCCCAGCAGGCGCCAAAGCTTGCACCTATTGTAGATTCTTTGTTTTTAAGGTTAAAGTTGGGTGAAAAACTCGATTCCGTTCCACCTTATCTTTTTTCTGTACTCAGGCCTTCTGTTCAGCCTTATATGGCTTCCTGGATGAAGTATAACCCCTGCAATGAAATTAAAAAACTTACCCTGCCTGTGTTAATTATTCAGGGAACAACCGATATACAGGTTAAAACAGAAGAAGCCGAAAAACTGCATGAATGCAATCCCCAAACCTCCTTAATAATTATTGCCGGTATGAACCATATTTTAAAAAAAGCGCCGGAAGACAGAACCCAGAATATGCAAACCTACTCCGATGAAAAATTGCCGGTAATGCCGGAGCTGGTTAATGCTATAGCCGATTTTATAAAATAA